Proteins encoded within one genomic window of Humulus lupulus chromosome 1, drHumLupu1.1, whole genome shotgun sequence:
- the LOC133781714 gene encoding sugar transport protein 8-like, whose protein sequence is MPGVVIAESGGGGGGGEDFPAKLTKQVIVCSIIAACGGLMFGYDIGISGGVTSMDDFLIKFFPLVYAKKHHVKENNYCKYDNQYLQLFTSSLYLAAIVASFIASMTCKKFGRKVTIQAASVFFVMGSVLNAAAKDLGMLIAGRICLGVGVGFGNQAVPLFISEIAPTRYRGALNICFQLLITVGILLANFVNYGTSRLHPYGWRISLGGAAVPALILLVGSLLIVETPTSLIERGKKDEGLKILRKIRGVEDVEKEYEMILRATESAAIEKHSYRKLMQRSNRPQLLVTIALQIFQQFTGINVIMFYAPVLFQTIGFGSDASLLSAVVTGGVNVLATFVANLIVDKAGRKSLLIEAAVQMFIAQSVMGGILTTHLKATNSMSNKYAMIVLLLICVFVSGFAWSWGPLGWLIPSEIFPLEVRNAGFFFAVATNMLFTFLIAQAFLTMLCHMQSGIFFFFAAWVLIMFLFAIFLLPETKGIPIDEMTERVWKKHWYWKKYYNSDDIKKEST, encoded by the exons ATGCCTGGGGTAGTCATTGCTGAGTccggcggcggcggcggcggcggcgaGGACTTTCCTGCCAAACTCACCAAGCAAGTTATTGTGTGCAGCATAATCGCGGCATGTGGTGGTCTCATGTTTGGATATGATATTGGCATATCTG gtGGAGTTACATCTATGGATGATTTTCTGATCAAGTTTTTTCCATTGGTGTACGCGAAAAAGCACCACGTGAAGGAGAACAATTATTGTAAATACGATAATCAGTATCTTCAGCTGTTCACGTCGTCACTTTACTTGGCAGCCATTGTTGCTTCTTTTATAGCTTCGATGACTTGTAAGAAGTTTGGGCGAAAGGTGACGATTCAAGCAGCGTCTGTTTTCTTCGTGATGGGTTCAGTTTTGAACGCCGCTGCCAAAGATCTCGGCATGTTGATTGCCGGAAGGATTTGTCTCGGGGTCGGCGTTGGATTCGGCAATCAG GCAGTTCCATTGTTTATATCCGAGATTGCACCAACAAGATATCGAGGAGCTCTCAACATCTGTTTCCAATTACTAATTACCGTGGGAATACTATTAGCCAATTTTGTCAATTATGGCACTTCACGTCTTCATCCATATGGATGGAGAATCTCCTTAGGAGGGGCTGCCGTTCCTGCCCTAATATTACTCGTAGGCTCTCTACTAATCGTCGAGACTCCAACAAGTCTGATCGAGCGAGGTAAGAAAGATGAAGGTTTAAAAATTTTGAGAAAGATCCGAGGTGTCGAAGATGTCGAAAAAGAATACGAAATGATCTTACGTGCCACTGAATCAGCTGCTATAGAGAAGCACTCGTATCGAAAGCTGATGCAACGTTCCAACAGACCCCAGCTCTTGGTAACTATTGCTCTGCAAATTTTTCAACAGTTTACTGGGATTAATGTGATTATGTTTTATGCCCCTGTGTTGTTTCAAACGATTGGTTTCGGGAGTGATGCTTCGCTTCTGTCTGCGGTGGTCACCGGCGGAGTGAATGTGTTGGCAACTTTTGTTGCAAATCTTATAGTTGATAAGGCCGGAAGAAAAAGTCTTCTGATTGAGGCAGCTGTTCAGATGTTTATTGCTCAG TCTGTAATGGGAGGCATACTCACAACCCACCTAAAAGCAACAAACTCTATGTCTAACAAGTATGCCATGATAGTGTTGTTATTAATATGTGTTTTTGTATCTGGATTCGCATGGTCATGGGGTCCGCTAGGGTGGTTGATTCCTAGTGAAATTTTTCCATTGGAAGTTCGAAATGCGGGATTCTTCTTTGCCGTCGCTACCAATATGCTCTTTACCTTTCTTATAGCTCAAGCCTTCTTGACTATGCTTTGTCATATGCAATCCGGTATATTCTTTTTCTTTGCAGCTTGGGTTTTGATAATGTTCCTCTTTGCTATCTTTCTCCTTCCGGAAACTAAAGGAATTCCCATTGACGAGATGACTGAGAGAGTATGGAAGAAGCATTGGTATTGGAAGAAATACTATAATAGCGATGATATTAAGAAGGAAAGCACATGA
- the LOC133781722 gene encoding zinc finger CCCH domain-containing protein 30-like codes for MDISVNEMRVKMFNTKDYPTKVDMKYREKTQRKSMWGMMNSNTTRSNNNNDLPPGFEHGIPVTQTGMKTSYVFSQTQWKCPLKIMLSPSWRVVSGEESEEVKHQKLRETRVFKAIYPRLSSIPSNPSVFPEVKNGYYDDGRTPLVPLIPIEEESAKLLSENFIDLDLLIKILSSPKMINNLMKLNNFNNNVPTQWGIAEEIETTSAKRIKLY; via the exons ATGGATATAAGCGTGAATGAGATGAGG GTGAAGATGTTCAACACTAAGGATTATCCGACCAAAGTTGATATGAAATATAGAGAAAAAACACAGAGAAAATCCATGTGGGGGATGATGAATTCAAACACAACAAgatctaataataataatgatttgCCTCCTGGATTTGAACATGGTATTCCTGTAACTCAAACAGGAATGAAAACTTCATATGTTTTTTCTCAAACTCAATGGAAATGCCCTCTTAAG ATTATGTTAAGTCCTTCTTGGAGAGTTGTTTCTGGTGAGGAGAGTGAAGAAGTCAAGCATCAAAAATTGAGAGAGACAAGAGTGTTTAAAGCAATTTATCCAAGACtttcttcaattccttcaaa CCCTAGTGTTTTTCCTGAGGTGAAAAATGGGTACTATGATGATGGTCGAACTCCACTTGTCCCATTAATTCCCATTGAAGAAGAATCAGCAAAATTATTATCAGAAAATTTTATAGACTTGGATTTACTCATTAAAATTCTTAGCAGTCCAAAAATGATTAACAACTTGATGAAATTGAACAACTTTAATAATAATGTTCCAACACAATGGGGTATTGCTGAAGAAATAGAGACTACTAGTGCCAAGCGAATTAAACTGTATTAA
- the LOC133781732 gene encoding zinc finger CCCH domain-containing protein 6-like, protein MGKVKMFNTKDYPTKVDMKYREKTQRKSMWGMMNSNTTRSNNNNNNNDLPPGFEHGIPVTQTGMKTSYVFSQTQWKCPLKIMLSPSWRVVSGEESEEVKHQKLRETRVFKAIYPRLSSIPSNPSVFPEVKNGYYDDGRTPLVPLIPIEEESAKLLSENFIDLDLLIKILSSPKMINNLMKLNNFNNNVPTQWGIAEEIETISAKRIKLY, encoded by the exons ATGGGCAAG GTGAAGATGTTCAACACTAAGGATTATCCGACCAAAGTTGATATGAAGTATAGAGAAAAAACACAGAGAAAATCCATGTGGGGGATGATGAATTCAAACACAACAagatctaataataataataataataatgatttgCCTCCTGGATTTGAACATGGTATTCCTGTAACTCAAACAGGAATGAAAACTTCATATGTTTTTTCTCAAACTCAATGGAAATGCCCTCTTAAG ATTATGTTAAGTCCTTCTTGGAGAGTTGTTTCTGGTGAGGAGAGTGAAGAAGTCAAGCATCAAAAATTGAGAGAGACAAGAGTGTTTAAAGCAATTTATCCAAGACtttcttcaattccttcaaa CCCTAGTGTTTTTCCTGAGGTGAAAAATGGGTACTATGATGATGGTCGAACTCCACTTGTCCCATTAATTCCCATTGAAGAAGAATCAGCAAAATTATTATCAGAAAATTTTATAGACTTGGATTTACTCATTAAAATTCTTAGCAGTCCAAAAATGATTAACAACTTGATGAAATTGAACAACTTTAATAATAATGTTCCAACACAATGGGGTATTGCCGAAGAAATAGAGACTATTAGTGCCAAGCGAATTAAACTGTATtaa